A window of Leclercia adecarboxylata contains these coding sequences:
- a CDS encoding AraC family transcriptional regulator encodes MGQVKRDEISLWRDSQLHGGMEILQATCYEHSYPPHFHDEFVIAAFARGAQRTRVCRQNGIAAAGSVMVIAPGEVHTGEAVQRDEGWDYCAFYPGETLVNEVAQTVLSGKGEVNFGQEGIRHDPLMARRMLQAASVMKQSNDPLEKACVMYQILNLLVGHYGERSVKGARQPFLRADIRQAIDFLHSHSALPLTVKEIAQAAGLSEFYFMRTFQKMTGLSVHQYLTQIRLMRAKALLAKGIGAAQVASDIGFFDQSHLIKHFRAHFGTTPGVFAAASV; translated from the coding sequence GTGGGGCAAGTAAAACGCGATGAGATAAGCCTGTGGCGCGACAGCCAGCTGCACGGCGGGATGGAGATCCTGCAAGCCACCTGCTACGAACACAGCTACCCGCCCCATTTTCATGATGAGTTTGTCATCGCCGCCTTTGCCCGCGGGGCGCAGCGCACCCGGGTGTGCCGACAAAACGGGATTGCCGCCGCAGGGTCGGTGATGGTTATCGCCCCCGGCGAGGTCCACACCGGCGAGGCAGTGCAGCGGGACGAAGGCTGGGATTACTGCGCATTCTATCCGGGCGAGACGCTGGTCAACGAAGTGGCGCAAACGGTGCTCAGCGGCAAGGGCGAGGTGAATTTCGGCCAGGAGGGCATTCGCCACGACCCGCTTATGGCCCGCCGCATGCTGCAGGCCGCCAGCGTGATGAAGCAGAGCAACGACCCGCTGGAAAAAGCGTGCGTGATGTACCAGATCCTCAACCTGCTGGTGGGTCATTACGGCGAGCGCAGCGTCAAAGGCGCACGCCAGCCTTTTTTGCGCGCGGATATCCGCCAGGCGATAGACTTTTTGCACAGCCACTCTGCCCTGCCCCTGACGGTAAAAGAGATTGCCCAGGCGGCAGGCTTGAGCGAATTCTATTTTATGCGCACCTTCCAGAAGATGACCGGCCTGTCGGTGCATCAGTACCTGACGCAGATCCGTCTGATGCGCGCCAAAGCGTTACTGGCCAAAGGGATTGGCGCCGCGCAGGTTGCCAGCGATATCGGCTTCTTTGACCAGAGCCATTTGATCAAACATTTTCGCGCCCATTTCGGTACCACGCCGGGGGTGTTTGCGGCGGCGTCTGTTTAA
- a CDS encoding MFS transporter: protein MNDTVLQVSPAPARTWLAVTALGISAFSIVTSELAPVGMLSALAKDLNQTESGAGLAVTAYGWVAALAALLSGAMPSRISRKALLVVLMLFLALSCLAVTQVHTMSLFMTARMAGALAHGVFWALIGSVAVQLVPPDRLGLATSVIFGGVSAASVMGVPLASFVAEMTGWRHAFTMISLLSLAAAFALLWSLPTLKAPQPLRLDVYRGLVKNPLLLVIYGATACIISAHFAAFTYLEPLLTKTRDVPTASVSGLLLISGLSGLLGNVVAGKLIDRHIKLLILVSLLLSTGALGLLGMKRFASLPLWFTGVLLATWGAAIAIVFVGLQTWLLRCAKEAAQPASAIYVAIFNAAIGTGALAGGQIAAAVGLQEMVSLAAVVILGSIALIAMLKSPEISSSA, encoded by the coding sequence ATGAACGATACCGTTTTACAGGTAAGCCCGGCGCCTGCACGCACCTGGTTAGCCGTCACTGCGCTCGGCATCAGCGCATTTTCAATTGTCACCAGCGAGCTTGCCCCGGTGGGTATGCTCAGCGCGCTGGCGAAAGATTTGAATCAGACTGAATCCGGAGCGGGCCTTGCCGTGACGGCTTATGGCTGGGTTGCCGCACTGGCCGCTTTGTTGTCCGGAGCGATGCCGTCGCGCATATCGCGTAAGGCGCTGCTTGTTGTACTGATGCTGTTTCTGGCGCTCTCTTGCCTGGCCGTCACGCAGGTTCACACCATGAGTCTGTTTATGACGGCACGTATGGCGGGGGCACTGGCACACGGTGTTTTCTGGGCCCTGATCGGCTCAGTAGCCGTACAACTTGTTCCGCCAGACAGGCTGGGTCTGGCCACCTCAGTGATTTTTGGCGGCGTTTCGGCGGCCAGCGTGATGGGTGTACCCCTGGCCAGTTTTGTTGCAGAGATGACCGGTTGGCGTCACGCATTTACGATGATTTCCCTGCTGTCACTGGCTGCCGCCTTTGCCTTACTCTGGTCGCTCCCAACCCTGAAGGCCCCCCAGCCACTGAGGCTGGATGTTTATCGTGGCCTGGTTAAAAATCCGTTACTTCTGGTTATCTATGGGGCGACTGCCTGCATTATTTCGGCGCATTTTGCGGCATTCACCTACCTTGAGCCCTTGCTGACCAAAACCCGGGATGTTCCAACGGCGTCTGTTTCTGGTCTGTTACTGATTTCAGGCCTGTCCGGACTGCTGGGGAATGTCGTTGCCGGTAAGCTGATTGATCGTCATATTAAGTTGCTGATTCTGGTCTCATTGCTCCTCAGCACGGGTGCGCTGGGGTTACTGGGTATGAAGCGTTTTGCCTCACTTCCTCTCTGGTTCACAGGTGTGCTTCTGGCGACGTGGGGCGCCGCTATCGCTATTGTGTTCGTCGGATTGCAGACCTGGCTGCTCCGTTGCGCGAAAGAGGCTGCTCAGCCTGCATCAGCCATCTATGTTGCCATCTTCAATGCTGCCATAGGCACCGGCGCACTTGCAGGTGGGCAGATAGCGGCGGCCGTTGGTCTTCAGGAGATGGTGTCACTGGCTGCGGTCGTCATCCTGGGCAGTATCGCGTTGATTGCAATGCTAAAGAGCCCGGAAATATCCTCTTCAGCCTGA